AGCTTGCCTGTGATATAGCTATCCTGGTTGGGGAATTTTACTGCAAAATAATTGAGAAATTGGTCCGATTTGGGCATTGTGGCAGCATGGTTAACTTCCTCAATCTCATAATTTTTGTTGATATGCCCACCAAAAACGATTTTATCTGTGTCGCAGTTATAAATTCCATATTCAAATTCTGCGTTAATATTATTCTTCCTGAATTCCTCTTTGAGCAAATGCTCCAATATTTCCTGTCCCAACGGAACCCTGAGATTTACAACATAATAGTCAGAACTAACCTGATCTACCGGATTTTCAAAATTTGAAAGTTTATAGGAAGCTGATATCTGATTGGCAACATTGCGAAGCGATACCATTACGGTCTGGTTAAATTGCTGACTTTTCAGATCAAATGCTCTTTTGACCCAATAAATCTGAATGGCGAGAATTCCTGTAATTGCAATAACTCCCAGAATAATTACTAAACGTATGGTACTTCTGCTCAATTTTTACTAGGGTTTAGCTTAGCTTTGGTTGTTTTGTACAAATATAATACTCTTTTTTAAGATTTTTTAATATTGAATTTTCTAAATCCGTCATTTTAAATGAATTCTTAACCTAATTATCCGGAATCTGATAATAAAAAGTATATAAAAACTCCTTAAGCAGAATAATATTTCACTTTGTGGAAATCCAAAAATTTCAAAATGGTTTCGACATGAACACCCCAACCCACATTCAGGAATTGATTTTCTTCTATTTCAATCTCATCTTTTTTTATTTTGGGAGAAAAACCCAGAGGTAAGTGGCGGGTTTGAGATTGCAAAGCCCAAATATTTCCATCTTTGTCAAAAGTTGGTCCGCCGCTTTGGCCTCGTAAACCCGGAGAACTGGTTTCCAGCCACTTAAACTCAAATATTCCATCCTGACTTTTACCCGAAATTATGTTTCTGGTCATGATACCGTCGATTGGAAACATCGGAATCGGAAAAATGGACTGATCGTATATAAAGCTCCGCATGTTTTCATTGTAACTTACTTTTACATCATAAAAAGGAAAGCCAAGCTTACACAATGACGTACCCGGACTGATACGCGATGAGTTGATAAATTTTGGGTATTGTTTTACAAAATCAGGGTTATAATTTTCGATTTTCCCTATGGCCAGATCATTATCTTGTAAAATATGAAAACTATTGACTTTGTGGTGGTCGGCTCCAAACCAAACCGAATGTTGGAGAATCCATTTTGGATTTGGACTAACTGAAGTATTCGTTTTCTGTTTGATAAATTCCTGATATTGAACCACATGTTGTTGATGGGCCAACATGCCACTCAATACATGGGCTGCCGTCATAAACCAGCCTTCCTCGTTAATAATTACAAAAGCCCCCACACCACTTTCCAAGGTTCCGTCCATCAATTTTGATGAAATTAAAACGGGAAAAGTATATTTTGAGGCTAGTTTATAGGCATCTGAAAACATATTTTTGAGCTTTTAACTTATGGCTTCCGGCGTACATTTAGTTTTTTTTTTAAATTATTTTTTTCTAAAGATTCTGATTCAAAGATAATTTTCTTATAGAATCATCAATAAACCCTCTCTCCACCAACCCAGGTTTGAAGCACTTTTACTGACCTGATTTTGGACAACTCTATGGTCATAATATCTTCTTCAAGTACCACAAAATCAGCCATTTTACCCTGTTCTATACTTCCTCTTTCTTTTTCTTCGAAATTGGCATAAGCACTCCAGAGTGTCATGGCTTTCAAAGCTTCTTTTCTTGAAATGGCGTTTTCGTTTTGGAATCCTCCTTCAGGCCAATTTTTAGCATCCTGACGGGCTACTGCGGCATGAAAACTAAAAAGGGGATTAATGTACTCAACAGGAAAATCGCTCCCATTTGCCAAAACACCATTTTGCTTCATCAAATCATTGAATGCATACGCATGTTTTTCCCTTTCCGCACCGAGCCGTTTCCCCGCCCAATACATGTCAGAAGTAGCATGAGTAGCCTGCACCGAAGGAATAATGGAAAATTTGGAAAATTTAGGCACATCTGATGGGTTAACTACCTGGCAGTGCTCGATTCGCCAGCGACGATTATTTTTTTGTTTTAAATATTTCCCATAAAGATCCAATACCAATCGATTGGCAGAATCGCCGATACAGTGAGTATTTGCCTGATAGTCAGATTTATATATTTGCTCAAAAAACTTATCCATCTCGTTTTTTGAAGTTAGTAAAAATCCTGAATTACCGGGGTCATCACTGTAAGGTTTCAACAGGCAGGCACCTCTAGAGCCCAATGCCCCATCACCATAGATTTTAAATGACCGCACATTGATACGGTCTGTTTTTATAATACCTCTTTTGGTGAAATAATCCAAATTTCTCAAACCAACTGACACCATCACGTAATCCCGGATTTTGAGGGAGCCTTCGTTGTGCATTTTCATCAATAACTCTATATCTTCCTGGCTCGCTCCTGCTTCAGAAACGGTTGTTAGACCCACTTTAAAGCATTCTTTTTGAGCTTCCAATATCATTTTTCGCATTTGAGCTTCTGTCTCGCCTGGCATCACCCTTTTGAGCAAACCCATGGCATTGTCAATCAAAATCCCAGTTAGCTGACCATCCAGAACCTCCACTGCCCCGCCAGGCACTTTGGATGCTGGAGAAATTTTGGCTAATTGTAAAGCTTTTGAATTGGCCAAAAGTGCATGACCATCTATTCTTGTCAGCATCACTGGTATATCCGGAAAAATCGCATCCAGAGCTTCGTTATTGGGAAATTCTTTAATTTTCCAATCGTTCTGGTCCCAGCCACGACCAATTATCCATTCGTTGTCCGGATTTTTGATTCTAAATTCTTTTAGTCTTTCTAAAATCTCTTCAAAAGATTCAGCTCCCACCAAATCACATTGCGAGAGCATTTCACCAAAACCAATAAAATGAGAATGTGGATCATAAAATCCAGGGAAGACCGCCTTTCCTCCTAAATCAATTGTTTTTTTTGGGGAAAACTTTTTTTGCAAATTGCTTAATGATGAAACCTCAACAATTCTCCCTTTATCGACCACAAATGCTGTTTCAATTTTAAAAGCCGCATTGACTGTGTAAACTTTCGCATTGCTTATCATTAAATCAACAGGGCGTTTTTGGGCGAAGGAACCAACACTCAAAAGCAATATTAGTAAAAAAGTTTTTTTCATATTTTTTAAAAATTTATAGAAAACATAATCGATGGATACATCAAATGCCTTCCGAATCTTATTCTAATGCAAAATATGGTGTTTAGGCAGAATAAAAAAAGAAAACTTAAACTGTTTCGAAATCGGGCTGGTAAAAGCCTTCACTCAAATGTTTAAGTTTCAATTTTAAAAAAAACAAACTATTACATAATTCCCATTTTTCCCATCTGGTAGTCCCGCATGGCCTGCATAATCTCGGTGGTGGTGTTCA
The sequence above is a segment of the Cytophagaceae bacterium genome. Coding sequences within it:
- a CDS encoding amidohydrolase codes for the protein MKKTFLLILLLSVGSFAQKRPVDLMISNAKVYTVNAAFKIETAFVVDKGRIVEVSSLSNLQKKFSPKKTIDLGGKAVFPGFYDPHSHFIGFGEMLSQCDLVGAESFEEILERLKEFRIKNPDNEWIIGRGWDQNDWKIKEFPNNEALDAIFPDIPVMLTRIDGHALLANSKALQLAKISPASKVPGGAVEVLDGQLTGILIDNAMGLLKRVMPGETEAQMRKMILEAQKECFKVGLTTVSEAGASQEDIELLMKMHNEGSLKIRDYVMVSVGLRNLDYFTKRGIIKTDRINVRSFKIYGDGALGSRGACLLKPYSDDPGNSGFLLTSKNEMDKFFEQIYKSDYQANTHCIGDSANRLVLDLYGKYLKQKNNRRWRIEHCQVVNPSDVPKFSKFSIIPSVQATHATSDMYWAGKRLGAEREKHAYAFNDLMKQNGVLANGSDFPVEYINPLFSFHAAVARQDAKNWPEGGFQNENAISRKEALKAMTLWSAYANFEEKERGSIEQGKMADFVVLEEDIMTIELSKIRSVKVLQTWVGGERVY
- a CDS encoding trypsin-like peptidase domain-containing protein, whose protein sequence is MFSDAYKLASKYTFPVLISSKLMDGTLESGVGAFVIINEEGWFMTAAHVLSGMLAHQQHVVQYQEFIKQKTNTSVSPNPKWILQHSVWFGADHHKVNSFHILQDNDLAIGKIENYNPDFVKQYPKFINSSRISPGTSLCKLGFPFYDVKVSYNENMRSFIYDQSIFPIPMFPIDGIMTRNIISGKSQDGIFEFKWLETSSPGLRGQSGGPTFDKDGNIWALQSQTRHLPLGFSPKIKKDEIEIEENQFLNVGWGVHVETILKFLDFHKVKYYSA